A section of the Streptomyces xinghaiensis S187 genome encodes:
- a CDS encoding YqgE/AlgH family protein: MTEVSSLTGRLLVATPALADPNFDRAVVLLLDHDEEGSLGVVLNRPTPVDVVDILENWADLAGEPGVVFQGGPVSLDSALGVAVVPGESASAVGGGPLGWRRVHGAIGLVDLETPPELLAAAVGSLRIFAGYAGWGPGQLEDELAEGAWYVVESEPGDVSSPAPERLWRSVLRRQRSGLAMVATYPDDPTLN, from the coding sequence ATGACGGAGGTGTCCTCGCTCACCGGGCGGCTGCTGGTCGCGACGCCGGCACTGGCCGACCCCAACTTCGACCGTGCGGTGGTGCTGCTCCTCGACCACGACGAGGAGGGCTCGCTCGGCGTGGTCCTCAACCGGCCGACCCCGGTCGACGTCGTCGACATCCTGGAGAACTGGGCGGATCTGGCCGGTGAACCCGGCGTCGTCTTCCAGGGCGGTCCGGTCTCGCTCGACTCCGCGCTCGGCGTCGCCGTGGTGCCCGGCGAGAGCGCGTCGGCGGTCGGCGGCGGGCCGCTGGGCTGGCGGCGGGTGCACGGCGCGATCGGCCTCGTCGACCTGGAGACCCCGCCCGAACTGCTGGCCGCGGCCGTGGGCAGCCTGCGGATCTTCGCCGGATACGCCGGCTGGGGACCGGGCCAGCTGGAGGACGAACTGGCCGAGGGCGCCTGGTACGTCGTGGAGTCCGAACCGGGTGACGTCTCCTCGCCCGCCCCCGAGCGGCTGTGGCGCTCGGTGCTGCGCCGGCAGCGCAGCGGCCTGGCGATGGTCGCCACCTACCCCGACGACCCGACCCTCAACTGA
- a CDS encoding DUF3039 domain-containing protein, producing the protein MSTLEPERGTGTGTLVEPTPQVSNGDGDHERFAHYVQKDKIMASALDGTPVVALCGKVWVPGRDPKKYPVCPMCKEIYESMGAGGDKGKGGKGDGK; encoded by the coding sequence ATGAGCACTCTTGAGCCCGAGCGCGGGACAGGGACCGGCACCCTTGTAGAGCCGACACCCCAGGTGTCGAACGGCGACGGCGACCACGAGCGCTTCGCCCATTACGTCCAGAAGGACAAGATCATGGCGAGCGCGCTCGACGGCACCCCCGTCGTGGCGCTCTGCGGCAAGGTCTGGGTCCCCGGCCGTGATCCGAAGAAGTACCCGGTCTGCCCCATGTGCAAGGAGATCTACGAATCCATGGGCGCGGGCGGCGACAAGGGCAAGGGCGGCAAGGGCGACGGCAAGTAG
- a CDS encoding anti-sigma factor family protein produces MTAPPERNSEHEAVGAYALGILDPGEAERFELHLAGCNYCAAQLDEFMGIEPLLARLAETPAAVPDPAVLHTKPSPQVLPKLLGEVNAHRRKIRRRGRYMLAAAAALVLGGPPVAVWATAGGSDGGSGNPPVQAASAEAVWQAMDTKVSGTDPGSKVAATVATAQKPHGTNVVLELKNVKGPEKCSLFVISKNGNEEVVSSWSVPKWGYGIPDSPDPKGKDPLYVYGGSAMSTNEIDHFEVRTFDGERLVTVKN; encoded by the coding sequence ATGACAGCGCCGCCCGAGCGCAATTCGGAGCACGAGGCCGTCGGCGCCTACGCCCTGGGCATTCTTGACCCGGGGGAAGCCGAGCGCTTCGAGCTGCACCTGGCGGGGTGCAACTACTGCGCCGCGCAGCTCGACGAGTTCATGGGGATCGAGCCGCTGCTCGCCCGGCTCGCCGAGACGCCGGCCGCCGTCCCCGACCCCGCCGTCCTGCACACCAAGCCGAGCCCCCAGGTCCTGCCGAAGCTGCTCGGCGAGGTCAACGCCCACCGCCGGAAGATCCGCCGGCGCGGCCGCTACATGCTCGCCGCGGCCGCGGCCCTCGTCCTCGGTGGTCCGCCGGTCGCGGTCTGGGCCACGGCGGGCGGTTCCGACGGCGGCTCCGGCAACCCGCCGGTGCAGGCCGCTTCGGCCGAGGCCGTCTGGCAGGCGATGGACACCAAGGTCTCCGGCACGGACCCGGGCAGCAAGGTCGCGGCCACGGTCGCGACCGCGCAGAAGCCGCACGGCACCAACGTCGTTCTGGAGCTGAAGAACGTCAAGGGCCCGGAGAAGTGCAGCCTGTTCGTGATCTCCAAGAACGGCAACGAGGAGGTCGTCAGCTCCTGGTCGGTGCCGAAGTGGGGTTACGGCATCCCGGACAGCCCCGACCCCAAGGGGAAGGACCCGCTCTACGTCTACGGCGGTTCCGCCATGTCCACGAACGAGATCGATCACTTCGAGGTCCGCACCTTCGACGGGGAACGGCTGGTCACGGTCAAGAACTGA
- a CDS encoding HU family DNA-binding protein — protein sequence MNRSELVAALSERAEVTRKDADAVLAALAETVGEVVAKGDEKVTIPGFLTFERTHRAARTARNPQTGDPIEIPAGYSVKVSAGSKLKEAAKGK from the coding sequence ATGAACCGCAGTGAGCTGGTGGCCGCTCTGTCCGAGCGCGCCGAGGTGACCCGCAAGGACGCGGACGCCGTCCTCGCCGCGCTCGCCGAGACCGTCGGCGAGGTCGTGGCCAAGGGCGACGAGAAGGTCACCATCCCCGGCTTCCTGACCTTCGAGCGCACCCACCGTGCCGCTCGCACCGCACGCAACCCGCAGACCGGCGACCCGATCGAGATTCCGGCCGGCTACAGCGTGAAGGTCTCCGCCGGTTCCAAGCTCAAGGAAGCCGCCAAGGGCAAGTAA
- a CDS encoding HelD family protein, with the protein MAAHEATVDSVRDRETGVEQDHLDQVYRRLEEKIHEAEFLMADAARRGQVGTPGALAERDAQVFRAGLHLNRLNSEFEDFLFGRIDLLEGKDGERGPDGAFTSVAPADGAVRTGEDGRTYAEIAETLHIGRIGVLDADYTPLVIDWRAPAAAPFYRATPVDPGRVVRRRVIRSKGRRVLGVEDDLLRPEMTATLGGEELAVVGDGALMAALGRARSHTMRDIVSSIQAEQDKVIRAPAASVTEVGGGPGTGKTAVALHRAAYLLYQDRRRYAGGILVVSPTPLLVAYTEGVLPSLGEEGQVAIRALGSLVDGAEATVYDEPAVARVKGSARMQAVLRRAARGALEPARPDSTPGGRGGRPGGQLSFDDPEAGPDGAEPAEPAGAAAGRLRVVAFGARVELGPQELREIRRTALGATTPVNLLRPRARRLLLDALWAKSGAAGRHSGDPALAAEAREAFDEDISGEPEFHAFLGAWWPELTPRGVLAAMADERRLGRWARRVLQPGEVRRLARSLKRLGPDGRGPLSVHDVALLDELQTLLGTPSRPRKRELDPLEQLTGLEEVTTFADRSARRRSDRAVEERAEYAHVIVDEAQDLTPMQWRMVGRRGRHATWTVVGDPAQSSWSDPEEAAGARDEALGSRPRRRFTLTVNYRNPAEVAEVAAKVLALAMPGMEPPEAVRSTGLVPRFAVAGGDLGAAVRAEARRLLAEVEGTVGVVVAMDRREEARAWLAGLGERVVALGSLEAKGLEYDATLVVSPAGIADESPAGLRVLYVALTRATQRLTVLSAERDAPDADGVPDLLRE; encoded by the coding sequence GTGGCCGCGCACGAAGCCACGGTCGATTCGGTACGGGACCGCGAGACCGGTGTCGAACAGGATCACCTCGACCAGGTGTACCGAAGGCTGGAAGAGAAGATCCACGAAGCCGAGTTCCTGATGGCCGACGCCGCCCGCCGCGGCCAGGTCGGCACCCCCGGCGCACTGGCCGAACGGGACGCCCAGGTCTTCCGCGCCGGCCTCCATCTCAACCGGCTCAACAGCGAGTTCGAGGACTTCCTCTTCGGCCGCATCGACCTGCTGGAGGGCAAGGACGGGGAACGCGGCCCGGACGGCGCCTTCACCTCCGTCGCACCCGCCGACGGCGCCGTGCGCACCGGCGAGGACGGCCGGACGTACGCCGAGATCGCCGAGACCCTCCACATCGGCCGGATCGGCGTCCTGGACGCCGACTACACCCCGCTCGTCATCGACTGGCGGGCCCCCGCGGCCGCCCCCTTCTACCGGGCCACGCCCGTGGACCCGGGCCGGGTGGTGCGCCGCCGGGTGATCCGCAGCAAGGGGCGCAGGGTGCTCGGCGTCGAGGACGACCTGCTCCGCCCGGAGATGACCGCGACCCTCGGCGGCGAGGAGCTGGCGGTGGTGGGCGACGGCGCGCTGATGGCCGCCCTGGGACGGGCCCGCAGCCACACCATGCGGGACATCGTCTCCTCGATCCAGGCCGAGCAGGACAAGGTCATCCGGGCGCCCGCCGCCTCCGTCACCGAGGTCGGCGGCGGTCCCGGCACCGGCAAGACGGCCGTCGCGCTGCACCGCGCCGCGTACCTGCTCTACCAGGACCGCAGACGCTACGCCGGCGGCATCCTCGTGGTCAGCCCCACCCCGCTGCTGGTCGCCTACACCGAGGGCGTGCTGCCGTCGCTGGGCGAGGAGGGCCAGGTGGCGATCCGCGCGCTGGGCTCCCTGGTCGACGGGGCCGAGGCCACGGTCTACGACGAACCGGCCGTCGCCCGCGTCAAGGGCTCGGCGCGGATGCAGGCCGTGCTCCGCCGCGCGGCCCGCGGCGCCCTGGAACCGGCCCGCCCGGATTCGACCCCCGGCGGCCGCGGGGGCCGCCCCGGCGGCCAGCTGTCGTTCGACGACCCGGAGGCCGGACCGGACGGCGCGGAACCCGCGGAACCCGCGGGCGCGGCGGCCGGCCGGCTGCGCGTCGTCGCCTTCGGGGCCCGCGTCGAACTGGGCCCGCAGGAGCTGCGGGAGATCCGGCGCACCGCCCTCGGCGCCACCACCCCCGTGAACCTGCTCCGCCCGCGCGCCCGCCGGCTGCTGCTGGACGCGCTGTGGGCGAAGTCCGGCGCCGCCGGGCGGCACAGCGGCGACCCGGCGCTGGCGGCCGAGGCCCGCGAGGCGTTCGACGAGGACATCTCCGGCGAGCCGGAGTTCCACGCCTTTCTCGGCGCCTGGTGGCCCGAGCTCACCCCGCGCGGTGTGCTGGCCGCGATGGCCGACGAGCGGCGGCTGGGCCGCTGGGCCCGGCGCGTCCTCCAGCCCGGCGAGGTCCGGCGGCTGGCCCGCTCGCTCAAGCGGCTGGGCCCGGACGGCCGGGGCCCCCTCTCCGTCCACGACGTGGCCCTCCTGGACGAGCTGCAAACGCTGCTGGGCACCCCGTCCCGGCCGCGGAAACGCGAGCTGGACCCGCTGGAGCAGCTCACCGGCCTGGAGGAGGTCACCACCTTCGCCGACCGCTCCGCCCGCCGCCGCTCGGACCGGGCCGTGGAGGAGCGTGCCGAGTACGCGCACGTCATCGTCGACGAGGCGCAGGACCTCACGCCCATGCAGTGGCGCATGGTGGGCCGCCGCGGCCGGCACGCCACCTGGACGGTCGTCGGCGACCCGGCGCAGTCCTCCTGGTCCGACCCGGAGGAGGCGGCCGGGGCGCGGGACGAGGCGCTGGGCAGCCGGCCGCGCCGGCGGTTCACGCTCACCGTCAACTACCGCAATCCGGCGGAGGTCGCCGAGGTGGCGGCGAAGGTGCTGGCGCTGGCGATGCCGGGCATGGAGCCCCCGGAGGCGGTCCGCTCCACCGGTCTCGTACCGCGTTTCGCCGTGGCGGGCGGTGATCTGGGCGCCGCCGTCCGTGCGGAGGCGCGGCGGCTGCTGGCGGAGGTGGAGGGCACGGTCGGTGTCGTCGTCGCCATGGACCGCCGCGAGGAGGCCAGGGCCTGGCTGGCCGGGCTGGGCGAGCGGGTGGTGGCGCTGGGCAGCCTGGAGGCGAAGGGGCTGGAGTACGACGCGACGCTGGTGGTCTCGCCGGCCGGGATCGCCGACGAGTCCCCGGCCGGGCTGCGGGTGCTGTACGTGGCCCTGACCCGGGCCACCCAGCGGCTCACGGTGCTCTCGGCGGAGCGGGACGCTCCGGACGCGGACGGGGTCCCCGACCTGCTGCGGGAGTGA
- a CDS encoding NAD-dependent malic enzyme: protein MATAPSVSYSMTVRLEVPASGSAVGRLTTAVESHGGSVIGLDVTASGHEMLRIDVTIGATSTDHAQEIVEQLRQIEGVTLGKVSDRTFLMHLGGKIEMSSKHPIRNRDDLSMIYTPGVARVCTAIAENPEDARRLTSKRNSIAVVTDGSAVLGLGNIGPMAALPVMEGKAALFKRFAGIDAWPLCLDTQDTDTIVEVVKAIAPGFAGINLEDISAPRCFEIEARLREALDIPVFHDDQHGTAIVVLAALTNALRVVGKRMGDVRVVMSGAGAAGTAILKLLLAAGVKHAVVADIHGVVHAGREDLVDVDPDSPLCWVANNTNPEGVTGTLREAVRGADVFIGVSAPNVLTGEDVAAMADGAIVFALANPDPEVDPAVARRTAAVVATGRSDFPNQINNVLVFPGVFRGLLDAQSHRVDTDMLLAAAGALADVVAEDELNANYIIPSVFNDRVAGAVAGAVSHAARTVGAAGVTVTGATKG from the coding sequence ATGGCAACGGCGCCCAGCGTCTCCTACTCGATGACGGTCCGGCTGGAGGTTCCCGCGAGCGGGAGCGCCGTCGGCCGGCTCACCACCGCCGTGGAGTCCCACGGTGGATCGGTGATCGGCCTGGACGTCACGGCCTCCGGCCACGAGATGCTGCGCATCGACGTCACCATCGGCGCGACCTCCACGGACCACGCCCAGGAGATCGTCGAGCAGCTCCGGCAGATCGAGGGCGTCACCCTCGGCAAGGTCTCCGACCGTACGTTCCTGATGCACCTCGGCGGCAAGATCGAGATGTCGTCGAAGCACCCCATTCGCAACCGCGACGACCTGTCGATGATCTACACCCCGGGTGTGGCCCGGGTCTGCACGGCCATCGCCGAGAACCCCGAGGACGCCCGCCGCCTCACCAGCAAGCGCAACAGCATCGCCGTCGTCACCGACGGCTCCGCCGTCCTCGGCCTCGGCAACATCGGCCCGATGGCGGCCCTCCCCGTCATGGAGGGCAAAGCGGCCCTCTTCAAGCGCTTCGCGGGCATCGACGCCTGGCCGCTCTGCCTGGACACGCAGGACACCGACACCATCGTCGAGGTCGTCAAGGCCATCGCCCCCGGCTTCGCGGGCATCAACCTGGAGGACATCTCCGCCCCCCGCTGCTTCGAGATCGAGGCCCGGCTCCGCGAGGCCCTGGACATCCCCGTCTTCCACGACGACCAGCACGGCACCGCCATCGTCGTCCTCGCCGCCCTCACCAACGCCCTGCGCGTGGTGGGGAAGCGGATGGGCGACGTCCGGGTGGTGATGTCCGGTGCGGGCGCGGCCGGCACGGCCATCCTCAAGCTGCTCCTCGCCGCCGGTGTGAAGCACGCGGTGGTCGCCGACATCCACGGCGTCGTCCACGCGGGCCGCGAGGACCTGGTCGACGTCGACCCGGACTCCCCGCTCTGCTGGGTCGCGAACAACACCAACCCGGAGGGCGTCACCGGCACCCTGCGGGAGGCGGTCCGCGGCGCGGACGTCTTCATCGGCGTCTCCGCCCCCAACGTGCTGACGGGCGAGGACGTGGCCGCGATGGCCGACGGCGCGATCGTGTTCGCGCTCGCCAACCCCGACCCGGAGGTGGACCCGGCGGTCGCCCGCCGGACCGCTGCCGTGGTCGCCACCGGCCGCAGCGACTTCCCCAACCAGATCAACAACGTGCTGGTCTTCCCGGGTGTCTTCCGCGGCCTCCTGGACGCCCAGTCGCACCGGGTGGACACGGACATGCTGCTGGCCGCCGCGGGAGCCCTCGCCGACGTGGTCGCCGAGGACGAGCTCAACGCGAACTACATCATCCCCAGCGTCTTCAACGACCGGGTCGCCGGCGCCGTCGCGGGAGCCGTCAGCCATGCCGCCAGGACCGTGGGAGCGGCCGGGGTGACTGTGACAGGTGCCACGAAGGGCTAG
- the murA gene encoding UDP-N-acetylglucosamine 1-carboxyvinyltransferase yields the protein MTGTDDVLLVHGGTPLEGEIRVRGAKNLVPKAMVAALLGSEPSRLRNVPDIRDVRVVRGLLQLHGVTVRPGEAGELILDPSHVESANVADIDAHAGSSRIPILFCGPLLHRLGHAFIPGLGGCDIGGRPVDFHFQVLRQFGATIEKRADGQYLEAPQRLRGTKIRLPYPSVGSTEQVLLTAVLAEGVTELSNAAVEPEIEDLICVLQKMGAIISMDTDRTIRITGVDKLGGYNHAALPDRLEAASWASAALATDGNIYVRGAQQRSMMTFLNTYRKVGGAFEIDDEGIRFWHPGGPLNAIALETDVHPGFQTDWQQPLVVALTQASGLSIVHETVYESRLGFTSALNQMGAHIQLYRECLGGSACRFGQRNFLHSAVVSGPTKLQGSDLVIPDLRGGFSYLIAALAAQGTSRVHGIDLINRGYENFMEKLRALGADVELPNGARKH from the coding sequence ATGACCGGCACCGACGATGTCCTGCTTGTCCACGGCGGAACCCCGCTGGAGGGCGAGATCCGTGTCCGCGGCGCGAAGAATCTCGTGCCCAAGGCCATGGTCGCCGCACTGCTCGGCAGCGAACCCAGCCGGCTCCGCAACGTCCCGGACATCCGTGACGTCAGAGTGGTGCGGGGGCTGCTCCAGCTGCACGGTGTCACCGTCCGCCCCGGCGAGGCCGGCGAGCTGATCCTCGACCCGTCCCACGTCGAGAGCGCCAACGTCGCCGACATCGACGCCCACGCGGGCTCCTCGCGCATCCCGATCCTCTTCTGCGGCCCGCTGCTGCACCGGCTCGGCCACGCCTTCATCCCCGGCCTGGGCGGCTGCGACATCGGCGGCCGGCCGGTGGACTTCCACTTCCAGGTGCTGCGGCAGTTCGGCGCGACGATCGAGAAGCGCGCGGACGGCCAGTATCTGGAGGCCCCGCAGCGGCTGCGCGGCACCAAGATCCGGCTGCCCTACCCGTCCGTCGGCTCGACGGAGCAGGTCCTGCTGACGGCCGTGCTGGCCGAGGGCGTCACCGAACTGTCGAACGCCGCGGTGGAGCCGGAGATCGAGGACCTCATCTGCGTCCTGCAGAAGATGGGCGCCATCATCTCCATGGACACCGACCGGACGATCCGGATCACCGGTGTCGACAAGCTCGGCGGCTACAACCACGCGGCGCTCCCGGACCGCCTGGAGGCGGCCTCCTGGGCGAGCGCGGCCCTGGCCACCGACGGCAACATCTACGTGCGCGGCGCCCAGCAGCGCTCGATGATGACCTTCCTCAACACCTACCGGAAGGTCGGCGGCGCCTTCGAGATCGACGACGAGGGCATCCGCTTCTGGCACCCGGGCGGGCCGCTCAACGCCATCGCCCTGGAGACGGACGTGCACCCCGGCTTCCAGACCGACTGGCAGCAGCCGCTGGTCGTCGCGCTGACGCAGGCCTCCGGCCTCTCCATCGTCCACGAGACGGTCTACGAGTCGCGGCTGGGCTTCACCTCGGCGCTGAACCAGATGGGCGCCCACATCCAGCTCTACCGGGAGTGCCTGGGCGGCTCCGCCTGCCGGTTCGGCCAGCGGAACTTCCTGCACTCGGCGGTCGTCTCCGGCCCGACCAAACTGCAGGGCTCCGACCTGGTCATCCCGGACCTCCGGGGCGGCTTCTCGTATCTCATCGCGGCCCTGGCGGCGCAGGGCACCTCCCGGGTGCACGGCATCGACCTGATCAACCGCGGCTACGAGAACTTCATGGAGAAGCTGCGGGCGCTGGGCGCGGACGTCGAGCTCCCCAACGGCGCCCGCAAACACTGA
- a CDS encoding CGNR zinc finger domain-containing protein: MAAAASGDPRFDTGRLCLDLVATAAGPPRGPGERVEPAELLDGPERLGVWLVRSGLVPPGTALAADHDWLDRFRELRELLRRLVRAQLDAQSDGAPADPAGTPGPGPALTSSLGSDLDRLNALAAPAPCVIRAVPGRDGTLVRALAGGPGCAALLSDVARDAIRLLTDPVARGRLRECEGDSCSRVYLDTSRGRRRRWCSSEICGNRERVARHRRRSTARTSRPSAVTRSSSPPAATATATNATASGQS; the protein is encoded by the coding sequence ATGGCGGCGGCGGCCTCCGGCGACCCGAGATTCGACACCGGCCGGCTCTGTCTCGATCTGGTGGCCACGGCCGCCGGGCCTCCGCGCGGACCGGGGGAGCGGGTGGAGCCGGCGGAGCTCCTCGACGGGCCCGAGCGGCTGGGGGTCTGGCTGGTCCGGTCCGGGCTGGTCCCGCCGGGCACCGCGCTCGCCGCCGACCACGACTGGCTCGACCGGTTCCGCGAGCTGCGCGAGCTCCTCCGCCGCCTGGTCCGCGCCCAGTTGGACGCCCAGTCGGACGGCGCTCCGGCGGACCCGGCCGGAACCCCCGGCCCCGGCCCCGCCCTCACCTCTTCCCTCGGTTCGGACCTGGACCGGCTGAACGCCCTCGCCGCCCCCGCGCCCTGCGTCATCCGCGCCGTACCCGGCCGGGACGGCACCCTCGTCCGTGCCCTCGCCGGGGGCCCCGGCTGCGCGGCACTCCTCTCCGATGTCGCGCGCGACGCCATACGGCTGCTCACCGACCCCGTGGCCCGGGGCCGGCTGCGCGAGTGCGAGGGCGACTCCTGCTCCCGGGTCTATCTCGACACCTCCCGGGGCCGCCGCCGGCGCTGGTGTTCCAGCGAGATCTGCGGAAACCGGGAGCGGGTCGCCCGCCACCGCCGCCGCTCGACGGCCCGGACGTCCCGGCCGTCCGCCGTGACCCGGTCCTCCTCCCCGCCGGCCGCCACCGCCACCGCCACCAACGCCACGGCATCCGGACAGAGTTGA
- a CDS encoding sigma-70 family RNA polymerase sigma factor, producing the protein MRKDAAVSQDRPSRTRHRAERSRSDEPVPDEELMRVIYREHAGPLLAYVLRLVAGDRHRAEDVVQETLVRAWKNVHRLNRATGSVRPWLVTVARRIVIDGHRSRQARPQEVDPAPLEVMPAEDEIDKALWLMTLSDALGDLSDAHREVLVETYFKGRTVNEAAETLGIPSGTVRSRVFYALRSMKLALEERGVRA; encoded by the coding sequence GTGCGCAAGGATGCGGCCGTGTCCCAAGATCGTCCTTCCAGGACCCGGCACCGCGCCGAGCGATCCCGCTCCGACGAGCCGGTGCCCGACGAAGAGCTGATGCGCGTCATCTACCGTGAGCACGCCGGCCCGTTGCTCGCGTATGTCCTCCGGCTGGTGGCGGGCGACCGCCACCGTGCCGAGGACGTCGTCCAGGAGACGCTGGTACGGGCCTGGAAGAATGTGCACCGCCTCAACCGGGCCACGGGTTCGGTGCGGCCCTGGCTGGTCACCGTGGCCAGGCGTATTGTCATCGACGGTCACCGGAGCCGGCAGGCCCGTCCGCAGGAGGTCGATCCGGCTCCTCTGGAAGTCATGCCCGCGGAGGACGAGATAGACAAGGCACTCTGGCTCATGACGCTCTCCGACGCTCTGGGCGACCTCAGCGACGCGCATCGCGAAGTACTTGTCGAGACCTACTTCAAGGGCCGTACCGTGAACGAGGCAGCCGAGACCCTCGGCATACCGAGCGGGACCGTGCGGTCCCGTGTCTTCTACGCGCTGCGCTCCATGAAGCTCGCACTCGAAGAACGAGGAGTTAGGGCATGA
- a CDS encoding FAD binding domain-containing protein, which yields MCQSCHVRAVSTYRTAEQAGHREGAAGLTTHAPQAARTVMLPSSLDEAVAALSALPAAVPVAGGTDLMASVNSGLLRPAALVGLGRINETRGWQYQDGHALLGAGLTHARMGRPDFAALIPALAAAARAAGPPQIRNAGTLGGNIVTAAPTGDSLPVLAALEATLIIAGPEHARREIPVSHLLAGMEMLRPGELVGWVRVPLLHAPQTFLKATGRTGPGRATASVALVLDPARRSVRCAVGAVAPMPLRPLEAERWVAGLIDWDGERGLAPEACAAFGEYVAGACIPDPAPGEDGSEPPALPPAVLHLRRTVAALARRALGRALA from the coding sequence ATGTGCCAGAGTTGCCACGTCCGGGCTGTGAGCACGTACCGTACGGCGGAACAGGCGGGACACCGGGAAGGGGCAGCTGGGTTGACCACGCACGCACCGCAGGCGGCGCGAACGGTGATGCTGCCGTCCTCGCTCGACGAGGCCGTGGCGGCGCTCTCCGCCCTGCCGGCCGCCGTGCCCGTCGCGGGCGGCACGGACCTCATGGCCTCGGTCAACTCCGGCCTGCTGCGCCCCGCGGCACTCGTCGGCCTCGGCCGGATCAACGAGACCCGCGGCTGGCAGTACCAGGACGGCCACGCCCTGCTCGGCGCCGGACTCACCCACGCCCGCATGGGCCGCCCCGACTTCGCCGCCCTCATCCCCGCCCTCGCCGCCGCCGCGCGCGCCGCCGGCCCGCCGCAGATCCGCAACGCCGGCACCCTCGGCGGCAACATCGTCACCGCCGCGCCCACCGGCGACTCCCTGCCCGTGCTGGCGGCCCTGGAGGCCACCCTGATCATCGCCGGGCCGGAGCACGCCCGCCGCGAGATCCCGGTCAGCCATCTCCTCGCGGGCATGGAGATGCTCCGCCCCGGCGAACTCGTCGGCTGGGTGCGGGTTCCGCTGCTGCACGCCCCGCAGACCTTCCTCAAGGCCACCGGCCGCACCGGCCCCGGCCGGGCCACCGCCTCCGTCGCCCTCGTCCTCGACCCCGCCCGCCGCAGCGTCCGCTGCGCCGTCGGCGCCGTCGCGCCCATGCCGCTGCGGCCGCTGGAGGCCGAACGCTGGGTGGCCGGGCTCATCGACTGGGACGGCGAGCGCGGTCTCGCCCCCGAGGCCTGCGCGGCCTTCGGCGAGTACGTCGCGGGCGCCTGCATCCCGGACCCCGCACCGGGTGAGGACGGTTCCGAGCCGCCCGCCCTGCCGCCGGCCGTCCTGCATCTGCGGCGTACGGTGGCCGCACTGGCCCGCCGAGCTCTGGGGAGGGCGCTCGCATGA